A genomic window from Mesorhizobium sp. 131-2-1 includes:
- the pyrE gene encoding orotate phosphoribosyltransferase — translation MAALAKFRPVDSGQHDKDELREIVRERSFRFGRYTLSSGIESDIYFNMKPTMMVARGAQLAALEFLKIAEQVKAEYVGGLEMGAVPVIGSMAAVSSMMNKPINTIFVRKVPKAHGTRDVIEGLGPKEDLEGKVVLIVDDVATSGKSILKAIEEVRRVGGIVGDAACLVDRDEGATALLAQHGVTLHSVLHASEFVERH, via the coding sequence ATGGCGGCACTGGCGAAATTCAGACCAGTTGATTCCGGCCAACACGACAAGGACGAACTCCGCGAGATTGTCCGTGAGCGCTCTTTTCGATTCGGACGCTACACGCTCTCGTCGGGCATAGAGAGCGACATCTATTTCAATATGAAGCCTACCATGATGGTGGCGCGAGGCGCGCAACTTGCCGCTCTTGAATTCCTAAAAATAGCTGAGCAAGTGAAAGCAGAGTACGTCGGCGGTCTTGAAATGGGAGCGGTCCCCGTAATCGGATCGATGGCGGCTGTCAGCTCGATGATGAACAAACCCATAAACACGATCTTCGTTCGCAAAGTTCCAAAGGCCCATGGCACAAGGGACGTGATTGAAGGACTTGGGCCTAAAGAAGATCTCGAGGGAAAAGTGGTCCTGATCGTTGACGACGTTGCCACAAGCGGCAAGTCGATATTGAAGGCGATTGAAGAGGTTCGCCGCGTCGGCGGCATTGTGGGTGACGCTGCTTGCCTCGTGGACCGTGACGAGGGAGCTACGGCGCTGCTAGCCCAACATGGCGTCACGCTGCACTCCGTACTGCATGCGAGCGAATTTGTGGAACGCCACTGA
- a CDS encoding universal stress protein, translating into MGFKTVLCSTGADHSDQDVRTAAGLCAEIGAHLSVLIIPAPMLLMSHRRIGDGVPEWPVARGQAIARLNDRFRQIDRFTQNAVRLEKRSRDIQKLLESMSLAYDVDTDYYDPASLGEVARQRALCADLTIIGPGLLNDENLGPPVVNGCLFDTGKPVLVVPKGAEATLWPRRVLVGWDSRVEASRAVREALGLLCVAEEVRVALVDPKANYNGNGAEPGADIAAYLTRHGARVSVDLLPSAGKSAATVLAQHAIDISADMIVMGAYGSRRLRERLFGGVTRWIFEKPTLPLFLAR; encoded by the coding sequence ATGGGCTTTAAAACGGTACTCTGTTCGACCGGCGCTGACCATTCCGATCAGGACGTCAGAACTGCTGCCGGCTTGTGTGCGGAAATCGGCGCGCACCTTTCCGTACTGATTATACCCGCTCCGATGCTCCTTATGTCGCATCGGCGGATCGGAGATGGTGTCCCAGAGTGGCCGGTAGCACGTGGACAGGCAATTGCCAGATTGAACGATCGGTTTCGGCAAATCGATCGATTTACACAGAACGCGGTCAGACTGGAAAAACGCTCCAGAGATATTCAGAAACTGCTGGAATCTATGTCGCTCGCCTATGACGTTGACACCGACTATTACGATCCGGCCAGCCTCGGTGAAGTGGCACGACAGCGGGCGCTCTGCGCCGACCTCACGATCATCGGACCGGGGCTCCTCAACGACGAGAATCTCGGACCTCCTGTGGTCAACGGCTGCTTGTTCGATACGGGAAAGCCGGTGCTCGTTGTGCCGAAGGGGGCTGAGGCGACGCTGTGGCCACGGCGCGTCCTGGTCGGTTGGGATTCGCGAGTCGAGGCGTCCCGTGCGGTTCGAGAAGCGCTGGGCCTCCTATGCGTTGCTGAGGAAGTTCGTGTCGCCCTGGTCGATCCGAAGGCCAACTACAACGGGAACGGCGCGGAGCCTGGAGCCGACATCGCTGCCTATCTCACTCGGCACGGTGCTCGGGTGTCGGTTGACCTCCTGCCAAGTGCCGGCAAATCGGCGGCCACGGTGCTTGCGCAGCACGCAATCGACATTTCTGCCGACATGATCGTCATGGGCGCCTATGGCAGCCGCCGGCTGCGTGAGCGGCTCTTTGGCGGTGTGACCAGATGGATCTTTGAAAAGCCGACATTGCCGCTGTTTTTGGCTCGATGA
- a CDS encoding response regulator transcription factor, which yields MSGLEEPRWPAHAADAVEANVVLGVALMKPLVLICSQDAEFYLFLSHILDVDGFVSEPAGGAKEALAKADEREFQAVVLDCGPTSLTGSAICARLKREPRTGGVPIIALIAPGAENQHLDLLKAGIDESFVRPMAPAKLLDYLRTRLALPKPGSNAIENDSWLSYGSLEMKLDAHRVCGNGHDIHLGPIEFNVLRHLLEAPGKVFSRDELIGGAWPANIHVGVRTVDVHISRLRKALETASTGIVIRTVRSAGYSLEKLDG from the coding sequence ATGTCAGGCCTTGAGGAGCCGCGATGGCCAGCCCACGCGGCCGACGCGGTCGAGGCCAATGTGGTTCTCGGGGTAGCGCTGATGAAGCCACTCGTCCTGATCTGTTCGCAAGATGCGGAGTTCTATCTGTTCCTCAGCCACATACTGGATGTGGACGGCTTCGTCAGTGAGCCGGCAGGCGGCGCCAAGGAAGCACTTGCAAAGGCCGACGAACGGGAATTCCAGGCCGTGGTGCTGGACTGCGGTCCAACGAGCCTTACCGGGTCCGCAATCTGCGCCCGGCTCAAGCGAGAGCCCCGGACCGGCGGCGTGCCCATCATTGCCCTGATTGCGCCCGGCGCCGAGAACCAGCACCTTGATCTGTTGAAAGCCGGCATTGACGAGAGCTTTGTGCGGCCAATGGCGCCGGCCAAGCTGCTCGATTATCTGCGGACGAGGCTGGCGCTGCCGAAGCCGGGTTCAAACGCGATTGAAAACGACAGCTGGCTTTCCTATGGCAGCCTTGAGATGAAGCTCGATGCCCACCGGGTTTGCGGCAATGGCCATGACATCCATCTCGGACCGATCGAGTTCAACGTGCTGCGGCATTTGCTGGAGGCTCCCGGCAAGGTCTTCAGCCGGGACGAGCTGATCGGCGGGGCCTGGCCGGCCAATATCCATGTCGGTGTACGCACAGTCGATGTCCATATCAGTCGGCTCAGAAAGGCACTGGAGACGGCCTCGACCGGTATCGTCATTCGTACCGTCAGGTCGGCCGGCTACTCGCTCGAGAAGCTGGACGGCTGA
- a CDS encoding NifX-associated nitrogen fixation protein, protein MFEVAISPAVNDDEAALASPFVKCLVRLIRAQDTHGSWDGTADAELLADFIVSKERRRTIPIIGDPDPDVLWRLDKFYTAVALAIEERSGLMASPMIEMSHEGFGRVLFTAGRLVVLSKTVRDVHRFGFETFCKLAAAGTKLVDDAIAAIDAYPEVARA, encoded by the coding sequence ATGTTTGAAGTTGCGATCAGCCCTGCTGTCAACGATGACGAGGCGGCCCTTGCCAGCCCATTCGTCAAATGCCTCGTGCGGCTGATCCGTGCTCAGGATACCCACGGGTCATGGGACGGCACAGCGGATGCCGAGTTGCTGGCCGACTTCATCGTCAGCAAGGAACGGCGTCGTACGATCCCAATCATCGGCGATCCCGATCCGGACGTGCTGTGGAGGCTCGACAAGTTTTACACTGCCGTCGCCCTTGCGATCGAGGAGCGCTCCGGCCTGATGGCATCGCCGATGATCGAAATGAGCCATGAGGGGTTCGGGCGCGTGCTTTTCACCGCCGGGCGGCTGGTCGTTCTGTCCAAGACCGTGCGCGACGTCCATCGGTTCGGCTTCGAGACGTTCTGCAAACTCGCCGCCGCCGGTACGAAACTGGTCGACGATGCCATCGCAGCCATCGACGCCTATCCCGAGGTGGCACGGGCATGA
- the nifX gene encoding nitrogen fixation protein NifX: MSSVRRLSLVTDEVHAPMTDRRAGALRVAIATQDMTNLNAHFGSAKRFAVYDVTREEWHLVEAVAFDDVSDESGKRRTEGDDRVTPKVEALKGCHLLFCLAIGGPSAAKVISAKIHPIKVQQPQTIQEVLLRTQMMLRTCPPPWLRKVLAEAGVAEKRPSFEDED; this comes from the coding sequence ATGAGCTCCGTTCGTCGCCTCTCACTCGTCACTGACGAGGTTCACGCACCGATGACGGACCGACGGGCAGGCGCATTGCGCGTAGCCATCGCCACGCAAGACATGACGAATCTCAATGCCCATTTCGGGTCGGCCAAGCGCTTTGCTGTCTACGACGTGACGCGCGAGGAGTGGCATCTCGTGGAAGCCGTGGCCTTCGATGACGTTTCCGATGAGAGCGGGAAGCGTCGGACCGAGGGCGATGACCGCGTCACGCCGAAGGTGGAGGCGCTGAAGGGCTGCCATCTGCTGTTTTGTCTGGCCATCGGCGGGCCTTCGGCAGCCAAGGTTATTTCGGCAAAAATCCATCCAATCAAGGTGCAGCAGCCACAAACCATCCAGGAGGTGCTGTTGCGCACGCAGATGATGCTGAGGACGTGTCCTCCGCCCTGGCTGCGCAAGGTGCTGGCCGAAGCTGGTGTCGCCGAAAAGAGACCCTCCTTCGAGGACGAGGACTAA
- the nifN gene encoding nitrogenase iron-molybdenum cofactor biosynthesis protein NifN: MVRILRNTKSAAVNPLKSSQPLGAAFAFLGVDGAMPLFHGSQGCTSFALVLFVRHFKEAIPLQTTALDEVATILGGADHLEEAILNLKTRTKPKLIGVCTTALVETRGEDCASDIANIKLKHVEELAGTEVVLANTPDFDGAIEEGWAKAVAAMIEGITRSGERTRQPKKIAILPGCNLTVADVEHLRDMVESFGLRPVILPDVSGSLDGTAPDRWVTTTYGGTSVEEIRELGTAAQCIVIGEHMRHPAKTLHGLTGVPYAVFQSLTGLKAVDRFVSLLSAVSGAAVPARVRRHRAQLEDALLDGHFHFGGKKIAIAAEPDQLYQLATFFTDMGSDIAAAVTTTDMSKILQKVPAEWVQIGDLGDLEALAAGADLLVTHSHGRQASRRLGIPLMRVGFPIFDRLGSQHKLTILYRGTRDLIFDVANIFQANQHAPTPEALDLFRKREMPDELRSSPLTRH; the protein is encoded by the coding sequence ATGGTCCGCATCCTTCGCAATACCAAATCAGCGGCGGTCAATCCGCTGAAGTCGTCGCAGCCACTGGGTGCCGCCTTTGCTTTTCTTGGAGTCGACGGTGCGATGCCCCTGTTCCACGGCAGCCAGGGCTGCACCAGCTTCGCGCTCGTGCTCTTCGTGCGGCATTTCAAGGAAGCGATCCCCTTGCAGACAACGGCGTTGGACGAGGTGGCAACCATACTCGGCGGAGCGGACCATCTGGAAGAGGCGATCCTCAACCTCAAAACCCGCACAAAGCCAAAGCTGATAGGGGTGTGCACGACCGCGCTGGTGGAGACCCGTGGCGAAGATTGCGCGAGTGATATCGCCAACATCAAGCTGAAGCACGTGGAAGAGCTCGCGGGTACGGAGGTCGTGCTCGCCAACACGCCCGATTTTGACGGCGCGATCGAAGAGGGCTGGGCCAAGGCTGTCGCGGCGATGATCGAAGGGATTACACGGTCGGGCGAACGGACGCGGCAGCCGAAGAAGATCGCGATCCTGCCCGGATGCAACCTCACTGTCGCTGACGTCGAGCATTTGCGTGACATGGTTGAAAGTTTTGGTCTCAGGCCGGTTATTCTTCCGGACGTCTCCGGCTCACTCGACGGCACGGCTCCTGACCGCTGGGTAACCACTACCTATGGCGGCACCAGCGTCGAGGAAATCCGCGAGCTTGGCACGGCCGCGCAATGCATCGTCATCGGCGAGCACATGCGCCACCCGGCGAAAACGCTGCACGGGTTGACCGGCGTGCCTTACGCGGTGTTCCAGTCGCTGACCGGATTGAAGGCCGTCGACCGGTTCGTCTCGCTGCTATCGGCGGTTTCGGGCGCGGCGGTGCCGGCCCGGGTTCGCCGTCACCGGGCGCAATTGGAGGATGCATTGCTCGACGGACATTTCCATTTCGGAGGCAAGAAAATTGCGATCGCTGCTGAACCAGACCAACTCTATCAACTCGCAACCTTCTTCACCGACATGGGCTCTGACATCGCGGCGGCGGTCACGACGACCGATATGTCGAAGATTCTGCAAAAAGTACCGGCGGAGTGGGTTCAGATCGGCGATCTCGGCGATTTGGAAGCTCTTGCAGCGGGCGCGGATCTTCTCGTAACACATTCCCACGGTCGCCAGGCGTCGCGACGCCTTGGCATTCCGCTCATGCGCGTCGGCTTCCCGATCTTCGACCGGCTCGGCAGCCAGCACAAGCTCACAATCCTCTATCGGGGGACCCGCGACCTGATCTTCGATGTTGCCAATATCTTTCAGGCCAACCAGCACGCGCCGACGCCTGAGGCGCTTGATCTATTCCGGAAACGAGAAATGCCAGATGAGCTCCGTTCGTCGCCTCTCACTCGTCACTGA
- the nifE gene encoding nitrogenase iron-molybdenum cofactor biosynthesis protein NifE, with product MTSLSAKIQDVFDEPACDTNRGKDAKARKEGCSKPLTPGASAGGCAFDGAKIVLQPITDVAHLVHAPLACEGNSWDNRGAASSGPTLWRTSFTTDLTELDIVMGQGERKLFKAIREIKETYAPPAVFVYSTCVTALIGDDIEAVCKRAAEKFGLAVVPINAPGLAGSKNLGNKLAAEALLDHVIGTVEPDDAGPYDINILGEFNLSGEFWLVKPLLDRLGIRVRACIPGDARYIDVASAHRARAAMMVCSSALINLARKMEERWDIPYFEGSFYGITDTSEALRNIAELLVRKGADAEILDRTETLIAEQEAIAWKNLEAYRRRLQGKRVLLNTGGVKSWSVVHALMEIGMEIVGTSVKKSTVEDKERIKRILKDENHMFEQMAARDLYAMLSKQKADIMLSGGRTQFIALKAKTPWLDINQERQHPYAGYDGMVELVRQIDLAIHNPIWGQVREPAPWDCQPDLEDDLASTKNGTATVNAFNEFAGATAHRFGDR from the coding sequence ATGACCTCGCTCAGTGCCAAGATCCAGGACGTTTTCGACGAGCCCGCCTGCGATACCAACCGCGGCAAGGATGCCAAGGCGCGCAAGGAGGGCTGCTCGAAGCCGCTGACCCCCGGGGCGTCAGCCGGCGGCTGCGCCTTTGACGGCGCCAAGATCGTCCTGCAGCCGATCACCGACGTTGCGCACCTGGTCCATGCGCCGCTCGCCTGCGAGGGCAATTCCTGGGACAACAGAGGCGCAGCTTCGTCCGGGCCAACCCTGTGGCGGACAAGCTTCACAACAGACCTCACCGAACTCGACATCGTGATGGGGCAGGGCGAGCGGAAGCTATTCAAGGCGATCCGCGAGATCAAGGAAACATATGCGCCGCCGGCAGTCTTCGTCTATTCGACCTGCGTGACGGCGCTGATCGGCGACGACATCGAGGCCGTGTGCAAACGCGCGGCCGAAAAATTCGGACTGGCCGTGGTGCCGATCAATGCGCCGGGCCTGGCCGGCTCCAAGAACCTCGGCAACAAACTCGCCGCCGAAGCGTTGCTCGATCATGTCATCGGCACGGTGGAACCCGACGACGCCGGGCCCTACGACATCAACATCCTTGGCGAATTCAACCTCTCCGGCGAATTCTGGCTGGTCAAGCCGCTGCTTGATCGGCTTGGCATCCGGGTGCGCGCTTGCATACCGGGCGATGCGCGTTACATCGACGTTGCATCCGCGCACCGCGCCCGGGCGGCTATGATGGTGTGCTCGAGCGCACTGATCAATCTGGCCCGCAAGATGGAGGAGCGCTGGGACATCCCGTACTTCGAGGGCTCTTTCTACGGCATAACCGATACCTCGGAAGCACTTCGCAACATTGCTGAGCTGCTGGTGAGGAAGGGCGCCGATGCGGAGATCCTCGATCGCACGGAGACGCTGATTGCTGAGCAGGAGGCGATTGCGTGGAAGAACCTCGAGGCCTACCGCCGGCGGCTTCAAGGCAAGCGCGTGCTGCTCAACACGGGCGGTGTGAAGTCCTGGTCGGTCGTCCACGCGCTGATGGAGATCGGCATGGAGATCGTCGGCACCTCGGTCAAGAAATCCACAGTCGAAGACAAGGAGCGGATCAAACGGATCCTCAAGGACGAAAACCACATGTTCGAGCAGATGGCAGCGCGCGATCTTTACGCCATGCTCTCAAAACAGAAGGCCGACATCATGCTGTCGGGCGGGCGCACGCAATTCATCGCGCTGAAGGCCAAGACACCCTGGCTCGATATCAACCAGGAGCGCCAACATCCTTATGCCGGCTATGATGGCATGGTGGAACTTGTCCGGCAGATCGACCTCGCCATTCATAACCCGATCTGGGGCCAGGTGCGGGAGCCGGCGCCGTGGGATTGCCAGCCTGACTTGGAGGACGATCTGGCGAGCACGAAGAACGGGACCGCGACTGTGAACGCCTTCAATGAATTCGCCGGCGCGACGGCTCACCGCTTCGGCGACCGTTGA